One segment of Triticum aestivum cultivar Chinese Spring chromosome 2A, IWGSC CS RefSeq v2.1, whole genome shotgun sequence DNA contains the following:
- the LOC123186089 gene encoding uncharacterized protein, producing MTAEKGTRKMTGGKGRAGAGKAPEMVTMDLLGGCGGDAGGEDEVVELEVKVPAGREKRLDLLSGKTFLTPHRHQAAQDGHQDLNLPPTASTTAAVTTTSAAFCTLDMVRCALERAATSPATSSSSLGSTSSSSSSLGKRSRSPPSSTASPAANPAMRACACPSCFTYVLITEAAPWCPRCASKVPPLPSKPVARSSGKKPMIDLNADPDETE from the exons ATGACGGCCGAGAAAGGGACGAGGAAAATGACGGGGGGGAAGGGTAGGGCCGGCGCGGGGAAAGCACCGGAGATGGTGACCATGGATCTGCTCGGCGGGTGCGGTGGTGACGCCGGCGGGGAGGACGAGGTCGTCGAACTGGAGGTCAAGGTGCCCGCCGGCAGGGAGAAACGGCTCGACCTTCTG TCGGGCAAGACGTTCTTGACTCCTCATCGCCACCAGGCCGCCCAAGACGGCCACCAGGACCTCAACCTGCCTCCCACGGCATCAACCACCGCCGCCGTCACCACCACCTCCGCTGCGTTCTGCACCCTCGACATGGTCCGCTGCGCCCTAGAGCGCGCCGCCACATCGCCGGCCACATCGTCCTCCTCGTTGGGGTCCAcctcatcctcgtcctcctccctgggAAAGCGCAGCCGCTCGCCGCCTTCAAGCACGGCGTCGCCCGCCGCGAACCCGGCCATGCGCGCGTGCGCCTGCCCGTCCTGCTTCACATACGTGCTCATCACCGAGGCCGCCCCCTGGTGCCCACGGTGTGCATCGAAGGTGCCGCCGCTCCCCAGTAAGCCCGTCGCACGCAGCAGCGGGAAGAAGCCCATGATTGACTTGAATGCTGACCCCGATGAGACCGAGTGA
- the LOC123186090 gene encoding uncharacterized protein produces MTAEKGKTRMAAEVSSIARMLRGEAGNGRGGAAKPSEMVTMDLLGGCGGDAGVEDDVVDLEVKVPAGWERRLDLLSGKTFLTPNRHQAIQDGHQDLNLPPTASTAAVAVTTNSSAFCTLDMVRCALERAAAARSATSPDTSSSSLASTSSSSSSLGKRSRSPPSSTASPAANQAMRACACPSCFTYVLIAEADPWCPRCASKVPPLPSKPAAHSSGKKPRFDLNADADETE; encoded by the exons ATGACCGCCGAGAAAGGGAAGACGAGAATGGCGGCGGAGGTGAGCTCCATCGCCAGGATGCTCCGCGGGGAGGCGGGGAATGGTAGGGGCGGCGCCGCGAAGCCGTCGGAGATGGTGACCATGGATCTGCTCGGCGGGTGCGGCGGCGACGCCGGCGTGGAGGATGACGTCGTCGACCTAGAGGTCAAGGTGCCCGCCGGCTGGGAGAGACGGCTCGACCTGCTG TCCGGCAAGACGTTCTTGACTCCTAATCGCCACCAGGCCATCCAAGACGGCCACCAGGACCTCAACCTGCCTCCCACGGCATCCACCGCCGCCGTTGCCGTCACCACCAACTCCTCCGCGTTCTGCACCCTCGATATGGTCCGCTGCGCCCTagagcgcgccgccgccgcgcggtCCGCCACCTCGCCGGACACGTCGTCCTCCTCGTTGGCGTCCACCTCATCCTCGTCCTCCTCGCTGGGAAAGCGCAGCCGCTCGCCGCCTTCAAGCACGGCGTCGCCCGCCGCGAACCAGGCCATGCGCGCGTGCGCCTGCCCGTCCTGCTTCACGTACGTGCTCATCGCCGAGGCCGACCCCTGGTGCCCGCGGTGCGCATCGAAGGTGCCGCCGCTCCCCAGTAAGCCCGCCGCCCACAGCAGCGGGAAGAAGCCTAGGTTTGACCTGAATGCTGACGCCGATGAGACCGAGTGA